The following proteins come from a genomic window of Meiothermus sp. Pnk-1:
- a CDS encoding DUF302 domain-containing protein has protein sequence MSGDLIEVRARAVEALKAQGFGILSEIKDPEGEARPGVRTLPDPGACNPNLARQALDTDRDIGLLLPCNVVLHQLESEVGEGSTFWFTLPASPW, from the coding sequence TTGTCAGGTGACTTGATCGAGGTCAGGGCTCGAGCTGTGGAGGCGCTGAAAGCCCAAGGTTTTGGCATTCTGAGCGAGATTAAAGACCCTGAAGGAGAAGCTAGGCCTGGAGTACGAACCCTACCTGATCCTGGGGCCTGCAACCCCAACCTGGCCCGGCAGGCCCTAGATACAGACCGTGACATCGGGCTGTTGCTGCCCTGCAACGTGGTGCTACACCAGCTCGAGAGTGAGGTGGGCGAGGGCAGCACCTTCTGGTTCACCCTCCCCGCTTCGCCTTGGTAA